In Dyadobacter sp. NIV53, a single window of DNA contains:
- a CDS encoding HlyD family secretion protein, protein METTQNTTTEEAPKKKSYTFVIILALLVLVGGTWGYTKYNHGQHHEETDDAQIDSDISPVIPRISGYVTEIKVKDNQSVKKGDTLLVLDNRDQLIKLEQARAGLAGSEGSLTAANATTNASAATGITYQANVSVVAAQIEEAKVNVWRANQDFARYQNLIKDHSITQQEFEKADAAKQTAERQLAVLEAQKSAAERQARAATSQTQATSRQTNIANATIKARQAEIDNAELLLSYTVITAPTDGRVSKVNAQLGQYLQAGQSLFSIISTHKPWVVANFKETQLTRIKLGQKVIIHVDAYPDHAFEAKVASFSPATGARFALLPPDNASGNFVKVVQRLPVRIEFVEGKDQYIDQLRPGMNVDVDVELDSVN, encoded by the coding sequence ATGGAAACCACGCAGAACACCACAACAGAAGAAGCACCTAAAAAGAAAAGTTACACCTTCGTAATTATATTAGCATTATTAGTACTTGTAGGCGGAACATGGGGTTATACAAAATATAATCACGGGCAGCATCACGAAGAAACGGACGATGCACAAATAGATTCAGATATCAGTCCGGTAATTCCGCGTATATCAGGTTACGTAACAGAAATAAAAGTAAAGGATAACCAGTCAGTTAAAAAAGGGGATACTTTATTGGTGCTGGACAACCGTGATCAGTTAATTAAACTGGAACAGGCACGTGCAGGTTTGGCGGGTTCGGAAGGTAGCCTTACTGCTGCCAATGCAACCACAAATGCATCTGCTGCGACCGGGATAACTTATCAGGCCAACGTGTCAGTAGTAGCCGCACAGATTGAAGAGGCAAAAGTGAATGTGTGGAGAGCGAACCAGGATTTTGCAAGATATCAGAACCTGATTAAAGACCATTCCATAACCCAGCAGGAATTTGAAAAAGCGGATGCTGCCAAACAAACGGCAGAACGTCAGCTGGCAGTTTTAGAAGCGCAAAAATCAGCAGCAGAACGTCAGGCCAGAGCCGCAACATCGCAAACGCAGGCAACTTCCCGCCAAACCAATATAGCCAATGCAACGATTAAAGCCCGCCAGGCGGAAATTGACAATGCGGAATTATTACTTTCCTATACAGTGATTACTGCACCAACTGATGGCCGTGTTTCAAAAGTGAACGCTCAGCTTGGACAATATCTACAGGCAGGGCAGTCTTTGTTCAGCATCATTTCAACGCATAAACCCTGGGTTGTTGCCAATTTTAAAGAAACACAATTGACCCGGATTAAACTTGGACAAAAGGTGATTATCCATGTAGATGCTTATCCTGATCATGCTTTTGAGGCAAAAGTAGCATCGTTTTCTCCTGCAACGGGTGCTCGGTTTGCTTTGCTTCCTCCTGATAACGCAAGCGGTAACTTTGTAAAAGTGGTACAGCGTTTACCTGTCCGTATTGAATTTGTGGAAGGAAAAGATCAGTATATCGATCAGTTGCGCCCGGGAATGAATGTAGATGTAGACGTCGAGCTGGACTCTGTTAATTGA
- a CDS encoding DHA2 family efflux MFS transporter permease subunit, translating into MELHESLVEYGFRRAIITITAVLCALLEIVDTTIVNVALNDMRGNLGGTLSEVSWVITAYAIGNVIIVPMTSWLSQQFGRRNYFAASIIIFTVASFLCGNANGIWELVFFRLVQGLGGGALLVTAQTLITESWPPEKRGIAQAIYGLGVIVGPTLGPPLGGYIVDNYSWPYIFYINIPLGIIAALLTLQFIRSPKYSEKKASNEIDYWGIVLLAIAVGSLQYVLEKGQEEDWFNDEIITLLSVTTVFGFFFFIWRELTYKNPIVNLRVLSNGNLRVGTVLSFILGFGLYGSTFIIPLYTQATLGWTATQSGLLMVPAAIVTAIMMPIVGQLLQRGVKQQYLVALGMIFFFIYSYWGYLILTPDTGKDAFFNMLLVRGIGLGLLFVPISTLALSTLKGREIGEGAAFTGMMRQLGGSFGVAVITTFIARQNMFHRNDLVSKLDINNPAVQQRVKGLEQGFLANGISPDIALKRGYQILDLTVSKQAVVMSYMDVFLYLGLMFLVCVPFVLWTKSGKGKVDTSAAH; encoded by the coding sequence ATGGAATTACATGAATCTCTTGTAGAATATGGTTTTCGCAGGGCGATCATTACAATAACAGCTGTACTCTGTGCACTGCTGGAAATTGTAGATACCACGATTGTGAATGTTGCCCTGAACGATATGAGGGGAAACCTGGGCGGGACATTGTCAGAAGTGAGCTGGGTAATTACAGCTTATGCGATTGGAAACGTAATTATCGTACCGATGACTAGCTGGCTGTCACAGCAATTCGGACGGAGAAATTATTTCGCGGCATCTATTATTATTTTCACAGTTGCATCTTTTCTATGCGGGAATGCAAACGGTATTTGGGAACTGGTGTTTTTTCGCCTTGTACAGGGTTTAGGCGGTGGCGCATTGCTTGTAACTGCACAAACTTTGATCACGGAAAGCTGGCCTCCTGAAAAACGTGGAATTGCACAGGCTATTTATGGTTTGGGTGTTATTGTTGGTCCTACACTAGGCCCTCCGCTGGGTGGATATATTGTGGATAATTACAGCTGGCCGTATATATTTTATATCAATATTCCTTTGGGGATAATCGCTGCCTTGCTTACACTGCAATTTATCCGCAGTCCTAAGTATTCCGAGAAAAAAGCGAGCAATGAAATTGATTACTGGGGTATTGTCCTGTTGGCAATTGCTGTTGGTTCTTTACAGTACGTATTAGAAAAAGGCCAGGAGGAAGATTGGTTCAACGACGAAATTATAACGCTTTTGAGTGTTACCACTGTTTTTGGATTCTTCTTTTTCATTTGGCGGGAATTAACATACAAAAACCCGATTGTAAATCTCAGGGTTTTATCTAACGGAAACCTTCGGGTTGGGACGGTTCTTTCCTTTATACTTGGATTTGGCCTTTACGGTTCAACTTTTATTATTCCTCTGTATACACAGGCAACTCTTGGCTGGACAGCCACGCAATCAGGACTGCTTATGGTCCCCGCTGCCATTGTTACAGCGATTATGATGCCTATTGTCGGACAGCTTTTACAACGAGGGGTAAAACAGCAGTACCTGGTAGCACTAGGAATGATCTTTTTCTTCATTTACAGTTATTGGGGATACCTGATCCTGACACCGGACACAGGCAAAGATGCATTTTTTAATATGCTTCTGGTACGTGGAATAGGATTGGGTTTATTGTTTGTGCCTATTTCAACTCTGGCTTTGTCGACTTTAAAGGGCCGCGAAATCGGGGAAGGTGCGGCATTTACCGGGATGATGCGGCAATTGGGCGGATCATTCGGTGTAGCAGTAATTACTACTTTTATAGCCCGGCAGAACATGTTTCACAGAAATGATCTGGTTTCAAAACTGGACATTAATAATCCTGCCGTTCAGCAACGGGTGAAAGGTCTGGAGCAGGGATTTCTTGCAAATGGTATTTCACCTGATATTGCTTTGAAAAGAGGATACCAGATCCTTGATCTGACTGTCAGCAAGCAGGCGGTGGTGATGTCATATATGGATGTGTTTCTTTATTTAGGGCTTATGTTCTTAGTCTGTGTACCGTTTGTTCTCTGGACCAAAAGCGGCAAAGGAAAAGTTGATACCTCGGCGGCTCATTAA
- a CDS encoding molybdopterin-dependent oxidoreductase yields MEEKDKLDKIVEARLKLKARFEEKMKGTPSMSDTKPMGTGEINRHGMPKLPVGQIKTVKWPVLDLGFKPDISHQKWKLTIDGEVENPVTLSWNDFMNLPQTEDVSDFHCVTTWSRMDVPWVGVRLADLAALVVPKTTATHILCYGYDKYTTNVSLAEALKDDVLLVHTADNKPLEKDHGGPVRMITPQLYAWKGSKWINRIEFLPYNKLGFWEVRGYSSTAYPWRNDRYS; encoded by the coding sequence ATGGAAGAGAAGGATAAACTGGATAAAATAGTAGAAGCGAGATTAAAACTCAAGGCGCGTTTTGAAGAAAAAATGAAAGGTACTCCGTCAATGTCTGATACAAAGCCAATGGGTACGGGAGAAATTAACCGTCATGGAATGCCAAAACTTCCGGTAGGACAAATAAAAACGGTAAAATGGCCGGTACTCGATCTGGGTTTTAAACCAGATATTTCACACCAAAAATGGAAACTGACTATTGATGGCGAAGTGGAAAATCCGGTAACATTAAGTTGGAATGACTTTATGAATTTACCACAAACCGAAGATGTAAGTGATTTTCATTGCGTTACTACCTGGTCGCGTATGGATGTTCCATGGGTTGGTGTGCGGTTGGCTGATCTGGCAGCACTGGTAGTTCCGAAGACAACGGCTACACATATTCTTTGTTATGGATATGACAAGTACACCACCAATGTATCACTCGCAGAAGCATTGAAAGATGACGTATTACTGGTTCATACTGCTGACAACAAGCCTTTGGAAAAAGATCATGGAGGGCCGGTTCGTATGATAACACCTCAGCTATACGCCTGGAAAGGAAGTAAATGGATTAACAGGATTGAATTTTTGCCCTATAACAAACTCGGATTCTGGGAAGTCCGTGGTTATTCGAGTACGGCATACCCTTGGAGAAATGACCGGTACAGCTAA
- a CDS encoding sugar phosphate isomerase/epimerase, translating to MELISRRHFLQSSGVVSAGCAAGFISPVFAARTALRLGGPIFLKSDDPLEVAKEHRRLGYSAAYVPPVELKDADKINAIGKAFAKENVIIAEVGAWVNMLESDAEKRKKNMDYVTERLALAEEIGAINCVNIGGSYNTKQWDGPDARNMTAEYFDATVENCRKLIDAVKPKRTKFSLEMMGWSLPDGPDSYLKFIKAIDRQEFGAHIDIANILNSPGRFFNNKALIDDTFKKLGRWITSCHAKDVVGKDVHLAETMPGKGGMDYTAYLRNVTSLSREIPLMLEHLKTAGEYDEAREFVISKATQLEIKMA from the coding sequence ATGGAATTGATATCACGGCGTCATTTTTTACAGTCATCAGGAGTAGTATCGGCCGGATGCGCAGCTGGCTTTATATCACCCGTTTTTGCGGCCCGGACAGCATTGCGATTGGGAGGGCCAATATTTTTGAAAAGTGATGATCCTTTGGAAGTGGCAAAGGAACACCGGAGGCTTGGATATTCTGCTGCTTATGTACCGCCGGTTGAACTAAAAGATGCTGATAAAATCAATGCGATCGGTAAAGCTTTTGCTAAGGAAAATGTGATCATTGCAGAAGTGGGGGCGTGGGTAAATATGCTGGAAAGCGATGCGGAAAAACGAAAGAAAAACATGGATTATGTGACAGAAAGGCTGGCACTAGCGGAAGAAATTGGCGCAATAAATTGTGTGAATATCGGCGGATCCTATAATACTAAACAATGGGACGGGCCGGATGCCAGAAATATGACAGCCGAATATTTTGACGCCACAGTAGAAAATTGCAGAAAATTGATTGATGCTGTCAAACCAAAAAGGACAAAATTTTCGCTGGAAATGATGGGATGGAGTTTACCTGACGGCCCTGATTCATACTTGAAATTTATTAAAGCAATTGACCGACAGGAATTTGGGGCACATATTGACATCGCCAATATCTTAAACAGTCCCGGGAGATTCTTTAATAACAAAGCATTGATTGATGATACATTTAAAAAGCTGGGACGCTGGATTACTTCATGTCATGCAAAAGATGTTGTCGGAAAAGATGTTCATCTGGCTGAAACCATGCCTGGAAAAGGTGGAATGGATTATACCGCATATCTTCGGAACGTCACCTCATTATCGAGAGAAATTCCATTGATGCTGGAGCATTTGAAAACAGCCGGAGAATATGACGAAGCAAGAGAGTTTGTGATTAGTAAAGCAACACAATTGGAAATAAAAATGGCCTGA
- a CDS encoding N-acetyltransferase — MILIPIHQNQNLNSELATDPDCLDILDVYPSFYEKIGFNPPWIGYFAFMNNKIVGGGGFKGKPKDGRVEIAYTTFSIYEGQGIGTKICGQLVSLSLETDPEITIAARTILPDNASSVILSRNGFECVGQVWDEEDGNVWEWIYKKL; from the coding sequence ATGATCCTCATACCGATACATCAGAACCAAAACCTGAATTCAGAATTAGCGACAGATCCTGATTGTCTTGACATCCTGGATGTATATCCTTCATTTTATGAAAAGATTGGTTTTAATCCGCCATGGATCGGTTATTTCGCATTCATGAATAATAAAATAGTAGGTGGTGGCGGATTTAAAGGGAAACCAAAAGATGGAAGGGTTGAAATTGCTTATACCACTTTTAGTATTTATGAAGGACAAGGAATAGGCACAAAAATTTGTGGTCAGCTGGTTTCATTATCTTTGGAAACGGATCCGGAAATCACAATAGCTGCCAGGACAATTTTGCCTGACAATGCTTCTTCCGTAATTTTAAGCAGAAACGGATTTGAGTGTGTAGGACAGGTTTGGGATGAGGAAGACGGGAATGTGTGGGAATGGATTTATAAAAAACTATAA
- a CDS encoding Crp/Fnr family transcriptional regulator encodes MFDVFRNYLTSKVALTDNELEMIEAVSVIKKLRKRQYLLQEGDLWKMNVFICKGCLRTYRVDDKGIEHILNFAIENWWSGDRESLMTGNPAKSNIDALEDSVVLLIEKEKFDNLCDQIPAFNNLINNLLQKSLNASYNRIIANISYTAEEKYLNFIAIRSDIANRIPQHMIASYLGISAETLSRIRNQMSKK; translated from the coding sequence ATGTTCGATGTTTTTCGAAATTACCTTACCAGTAAAGTTGCACTTACTGACAATGAGCTCGAAATGATAGAAGCAGTAAGTGTCATTAAAAAATTGCGTAAACGACAGTATCTTTTACAGGAAGGTGATCTTTGGAAAATGAACGTATTTATCTGCAAAGGCTGCCTGAGAACCTATCGCGTAGACGATAAGGGAATAGAACATATTCTGAACTTTGCCATAGAAAACTGGTGGAGCGGAGACCGGGAAAGCCTGATGACCGGAAATCCTGCCAAATCCAATATAGATGCATTGGAGGATTCTGTCGTACTACTTATTGAAAAAGAGAAATTTGATAATTTGTGTGATCAGATTCCTGCTTTTAATAACCTTATAAATAATCTTTTACAAAAAAGCCTGAATGCCTCATATAACAGGATTATTGCAAATATCAGCTATACAGCAGAGGAAAAATATCTGAATTTTATAGCGATCAGGTCGGATATTGCTAACCGCATTCCACAGCACATGATTGCTTCTTACCTTGGAATTTCCGCTGAAACATTAAGCAGAATAAGAAACCAGATGTCTAAAAAGTAA
- a CDS encoding SDR family oxidoreductase — protein MKKIILITGTSTGFGKLMTITLSKEGHTVIAGMRGTLGKNAEVAKELNALPHVEVAELDITSEESVNSAVQKVLDKYGKIDVLVNNAGVAGFGLVEGYSIDQVKNMFDVNFYGVLRTYQAVLPSMRKEKSGLIINLSTGASGFTLPFMIPYMASKFAVETLTEGIQIELKDYNIDNVTIQSGVYPTEMNTGVKAGILADKPEIIAVYGDTATEKFNEMGNSLFGKMADFKMDPQTIADGVLTLVNMESGTRPLRFPLDAVAQGSDIEFIESRAQIKEKWAGHYGFNL, from the coding sequence ATGAAAAAGATAATTCTGATTACAGGAACAAGTACAGGTTTTGGAAAATTAATGACGATTACTTTATCAAAAGAAGGCCATACGGTGATAGCAGGCATGAGAGGAACATTAGGTAAAAATGCAGAAGTAGCCAAAGAACTGAATGCATTGCCTCACGTGGAAGTGGCAGAACTGGATATTACCAGCGAGGAATCAGTAAATAGTGCTGTTCAAAAAGTTCTTGATAAATATGGTAAAATAGATGTTTTGGTGAATAACGCAGGAGTTGCAGGATTTGGGCTTGTGGAAGGTTATTCTATTGATCAGGTTAAAAATATGTTTGATGTCAATTTTTATGGCGTTTTGAGAACATATCAGGCTGTTCTTCCATCCATGCGCAAAGAAAAAAGTGGACTGATCATCAATCTGTCAACTGGCGCAAGTGGCTTCACCCTTCCTTTTATGATTCCTTATATGGCATCAAAATTCGCAGTTGAGACGCTGACAGAAGGGATTCAAATTGAATTGAAAGATTATAATATTGATAACGTGACCATACAGTCGGGCGTCTACCCAACAGAAATGAACACAGGTGTAAAAGCTGGAATTCTAGCGGATAAGCCTGAAATCATTGCGGTTTATGGTGATACAGCAACCGAAAAATTCAATGAAATGGGCAACTCATTATTTGGGAAAATGGCTGATTTTAAAATGGATCCGCAAACAATTGCTGATGGTGTTTTGACATTGGTAAATATGGAGAGCGGCACACGTCCTTTACGTTTTCCACTCGATGCGGTTGCGCAAGGCTCAGATATTGAGTTTATTGAATCAAGAGCACAAATTAAAGAAAAATGGGCTGGACATTACGGATTTAACCTGTAA
- a CDS encoding DinB family protein gives METATVHSEKELLVKIVISNWELQNKRIDALLLKLSDEQISSEVSPARNSGFYLLGHLTAVSDGMITLLGLGEKLYPELENIFIKNPDQSGLERPSLSQVKAYWNHVNSTLASYFSEMRTEEWFAPHTAISAEDFAKEPHRNKLNILLNRTNHEAYHLGQLIFLK, from the coding sequence ATGGAAACCGCCACCGTTCATTCTGAAAAAGAATTGTTAGTAAAAATTGTAATTTCTAACTGGGAATTACAAAATAAAAGAATTGATGCATTACTGTTAAAATTGTCAGATGAACAGATTTCATCAGAAGTAAGTCCGGCCAGAAACAGCGGTTTTTATCTCCTGGGACATCTTACGGCAGTCAGTGACGGGATGATTACCTTGCTTGGTTTAGGTGAAAAATTATATCCTGAACTTGAAAATATTTTCATTAAAAATCCGGACCAATCTGGTTTGGAAAGGCCTTCCCTAAGTCAGGTAAAGGCATATTGGAATCATGTAAACAGCACATTGGCTTCATATTTTAGTGAAATGCGTACGGAAGAATGGTTTGCTCCGCATACTGCCATTTCAGCCGAAGATTTTGCAAAAGAGCCGCACCGGAACAAGTTGAATATCCTTCTGAACAGAACTAATCATGAAGCTTATCACTTGGGTCAGCTGATTTTTTTGAAATAA
- a CDS encoding SDR family oxidoreductase, which translates to MSKSILIIGAGPGFSTGVAEKFGAEGYTVGLISRNTEKLQKLANGLEAKGITCFFAAADASNPIELEQAITELKTRLGGISVLLYNAAALKSKDIWLETPDELAEDFKLNVAHALYSAQLLHEDLKSNQGAVLLTGGSLAKNPNPKYGSLALGKAGILNLAHQLNQRLKPDGIFVGTITINGFIRTGSPTHSPDILAQKLWTLFQNKTNVEIMH; encoded by the coding sequence ATGAGCAAATCAATTTTAATTATAGGCGCAGGGCCAGGATTCAGTACGGGAGTTGCCGAAAAATTTGGAGCAGAAGGTTATACAGTTGGCCTGATTAGCAGAAATACAGAAAAACTTCAAAAACTGGCGAATGGCCTTGAAGCAAAGGGGATTACCTGCTTTTTTGCTGCGGCGGACGCGAGTAATCCAATTGAACTGGAACAAGCAATTACTGAATTAAAAACAAGATTGGGTGGTATTTCCGTGCTATTATACAATGCGGCAGCATTAAAAAGCAAAGATATCTGGCTGGAAACACCGGATGAGCTGGCAGAAGATTTTAAACTTAATGTTGCTCATGCTTTATACAGTGCCCAGCTTCTGCACGAAGATTTGAAGAGTAACCAGGGTGCTGTTCTATTGACAGGAGGAAGTTTAGCGAAAAACCCCAATCCAAAATACGGATCACTGGCTCTTGGAAAAGCAGGAATTCTAAATCTTGCACATCAGTTAAACCAACGCTTAAAACCGGATGGAATTTTCGTGGGGACAATAACTATCAATGGTTTTATCAGAACAGGCAGCCCGACACATTCCCCTGATATTCTTGCCCAAAAACTCTGGACTCTTTTTCAAAACAAGACAAATGTGGAAATAATGCATTGA
- a CDS encoding (2Fe-2S)-binding protein → MAVYNLTVNNKKVKVDVEPDMPLLWVVRDFVGLKGTKFGCGMALCGACTVHLNGEPARSCQTPISSISKTDKITTIEGIGDGQLNAVQKAWIEEQVPQCGYCQSGQIMTAVALLKSNPNPDDAAIDSAMSGNLCRCGTYDRIRKAVHRAADTMKVSGNGIGQK, encoded by the coding sequence ATGGCAGTATATAACTTAACAGTCAATAATAAAAAAGTCAAAGTGGACGTGGAGCCGGATATGCCCTTGCTTTGGGTAGTCCGTGATTTTGTTGGTTTAAAAGGAACCAAATTTGGTTGTGGAATGGCACTTTGCGGGGCTTGCACGGTACATCTTAACGGAGAACCTGCAAGATCATGCCAGACTCCGATTTCAAGTATTTCGAAAACCGATAAAATAACTACAATTGAAGGAATTGGCGATGGTCAGTTAAATGCTGTTCAGAAAGCATGGATCGAAGAACAGGTTCCGCAATGCGGCTATTGTCAGTCGGGACAAATTATGACGGCCGTGGCTTTACTTAAATCAAATCCGAATCCTGATGATGCCGCTATTGATTCTGCAATGAGTGGTAACTTGTGTCGTTGCGGAACGTATGACCGTATCCGTAAAGCCGTACATCGTGCAGCTGATACAATGAAAGTATCTGGAAACGGAATTGGTCAAAAGTAA